In the genome of Streptomyces globosus, one region contains:
- a CDS encoding class I SAM-dependent methyltransferase: MFTSQGPSLRELAVQAFSSVERGYDLLAPKFDHTPFRTPDRLLDTVEEALAASEGSFGDGLDVCCGTGAALGMLTRLCRGRVTGVDLSAGMLAEAERAHGAADRVDLVRADARALPAGLAGGYDLAVSFGAFGHFLPAERPALFSGVYGALRPGGVFAFPIGAPLPPSSPLWWAVAGFDAVMRVRNAVWRPPFVMYYRTFPWGGVRRDLAAAGFAVETLPLEHFGRRPDGSPRWRLVLARRPGGAQS, translated from the coding sequence GTGTTCACCTCACAGGGTCCGAGCCTGCGCGAGCTCGCCGTCCAGGCCTTCTCCTCGGTCGAGCGGGGCTACGACCTCCTCGCGCCCAAGTTCGACCACACCCCCTTCCGCACCCCGGACCGCCTCCTCGACACCGTCGAGGAGGCCCTCGCGGCGTCGGAGGGCTCCTTCGGGGACGGCCTCGACGTCTGCTGCGGCACCGGGGCGGCGCTCGGCATGCTGACGCGGCTCTGCCGGGGCCGGGTCACCGGCGTCGACCTCAGTGCGGGCATGCTCGCCGAGGCGGAGCGCGCCCACGGCGCCGCCGACCGCGTCGACCTCGTGCGCGCAGACGCCCGCGCCCTGCCGGCCGGGCTGGCCGGCGGCTACGACCTGGCCGTCAGTTTCGGCGCGTTCGGGCACTTCCTGCCCGCCGAACGGCCCGCCCTGTTCTCCGGCGTGTACGGGGCGCTGCGCCCCGGCGGTGTGTTCGCGTTCCCGATCGGGGCGCCGCTGCCGCCGTCCTCGCCGCTGTGGTGGGCGGTGGCCGGCTTCGACGCGGTGATGCGGGTGCGGAACGCGGTGTGGCGGCCCCCGTTCGTCATGTACTACCGGACGTTCCCGTGGGGCGGGGTGCGCCGGGACCTGGCGGCCGCCGGGTTCGCGGTGGAGACGCTGCCGCTGGAGCACTTCGGCCGGCGCCCGGACGGCAGCCCCCGCTGGCGCCTGGTCCTGGCCCGCAGGCCGGGCGGGGCGCAGAGCTAG